A stretch of the Teretinema zuelzerae genome encodes the following:
- a CDS encoding sigma-54-dependent transcriptional regulator, with product MNDARILIIDDERNLRNSLAEYLALEGFRCSGAANGEEGLALLERELFSAVLLDLRMPGMDGLEVLDRIRTGGPGLPVIIMSAHGDINDAVSAMKKGADDYVVKPFDPGELAVRLEKALEKNRLLRLADVGRRLYDEPASLGGADGSRWLGDDPAMHSVVTLVRKATPSSATVLVTGESGTGKEVIARELHRQSPRSEGPFVPVNVGAIPESLQESELFGFEKGSFTGADRSKQGLFELASGGTLFLDELGEMSPSLQVKLLRVLQERVVVRVGGARPIPVDVRVVAATNRDLEEAVRAGAFREDLYFRVNVIRIHIPPLRERPLDIAPLAGMFLARFSRETGKKISGISPAALKLLTEYPFPGNVRELENAMERAVILAEGDELGPADFTLSSRLRPPPAGSAAAESAAASAAASAPAAPASLAAPAVQSEVLSVREAERQAIVSALAVTGGHREKTASELGISRRTLLNKMREYGLLGKD from the coding sequence ATGAATGATGCGCGCATACTGATAATAGACGACGAGCGGAACCTCAGAAATTCTCTGGCCGAATACCTTGCTCTCGAGGGATTCCGGTGCTCAGGCGCCGCGAACGGCGAAGAAGGCCTCGCTCTTTTGGAGCGCGAACTGTTTTCGGCTGTTCTGCTGGATCTTCGCATGCCCGGCATGGACGGTCTCGAGGTGCTCGACCGCATCCGCACCGGAGGACCCGGCCTTCCGGTGATCATCATGAGCGCCCACGGCGACATCAACGACGCGGTTTCCGCCATGAAAAAGGGCGCAGACGACTATGTGGTCAAACCCTTCGATCCGGGCGAGCTTGCGGTCAGGCTCGAAAAGGCTCTGGAAAAAAATCGCCTCCTCCGCCTTGCCGACGTCGGGCGCAGGCTGTACGACGAGCCGGCTTCGCTCGGCGGTGCGGACGGCTCGCGATGGCTCGGGGACGATCCGGCGATGCATTCCGTCGTTACTCTTGTCCGCAAGGCCACTCCGTCTTCCGCCACCGTTCTGGTTACCGGCGAAAGCGGCACCGGAAAGGAAGTGATCGCCCGGGAGCTTCATCGCCAGAGCCCCCGGTCCGAGGGTCCCTTCGTTCCGGTCAACGTCGGCGCCATTCCCGAAAGTTTGCAGGAAAGCGAGCTCTTCGGCTTCGAGAAGGGCTCCTTTACCGGCGCCGACCGGAGCAAACAGGGCTTGTTCGAGCTTGCCTCCGGCGGAACCTTGTTTCTCGACGAGCTGGGAGAGATGAGTCCTTCGCTTCAGGTGAAGCTCTTGCGCGTGCTCCAGGAGCGGGTCGTCGTCCGGGTCGGCGGCGCGCGACCCATTCCGGTGGATGTGCGCGTAGTCGCCGCGACCAACCGGGATCTGGAAGAGGCTGTCCGCGCGGGCGCCTTCCGCGAAGACCTGTATTTCAGGGTGAATGTGATCAGAATTCATATTCCGCCCTTGCGCGAGCGGCCTCTGGACATCGCTCCTCTCGCCGGCATGTTTCTCGCCCGGTTTTCCCGGGAAACCGGCAAAAAAATTTCCGGCATCAGTCCTGCGGCTCTGAAGCTGTTGACCGAGTATCCTTTTCCCGGAAACGTGCGCGAACTGGAAAACGCGATGGAGCGCGCGGTCATACTGGCGGAAGGAGACGAGCTCGGCCCCGCCGATTTTACCCTGTCGAGCCGCCTGCGCCCGCCGCCTGCCGGGTCCGCCGCCGCTGAGTCCGCGGCGGCATCTGCCGCGGCTTCTGCGCCTGCCGCCCCTGCATCCTTAGCAGCGCCTGCCGTGCAGAGCGAGGTCTTGAGCGTCCGTGAAGCCGAGCGGCAGGCGATAGTTTCCGCGCTGGCCGTAACCGGCGGGCATCGGGAAAAAACCGCGAGTGAACTGGGCATCTCCCGGCGCACGCTTCTCAATAAAATGCGAGAGTACGGGCTTCTCGGAAAAGACTAG
- a CDS encoding sensor histidine kinase, with amino-acid sequence MKRKRLPFAGLYILIPAAVLLAFSFALLLVRQEHERRMEELEYRSFQILMGLLDHHRDSGRLDPQSWPEVLSFALYDSSGAAVYRFGDAPAAVDYRAVPVRGATIRKKNSIVLLRRAGAVPGHMPGEMPGPRRGMMERKYGYIYAELDVSQFLSEGRLFYLVLYGLLAVFIVILALLAVLARRLSRYREREESLSRLVQLGEAARTLAHEIKNPLGVIRIQCATLRKTLPAERQGNVGVIEEETARLALLADRVREFLQSGEGSAESRDARWYIDRCGERWAGRISAICESADPLPVLIDGDRLLQALDNLVSNALESGGGGEEPPVVRLYSRAGQAVFEVLDRGVGIPPENRSRIFEPFFTTKAKGTGIGLALSKKYAEQAGGSLTWTERPGGGSVFSIALPLAGARRKSESGERSE; translated from the coding sequence ATGAAGAGAAAGCGGCTTCCCTTTGCAGGCCTCTATATACTTATTCCCGCGGCAGTGCTGCTGGCCTTCAGCTTCGCGCTGCTTTTGGTGCGCCAGGAGCATGAGCGGCGCATGGAAGAACTTGAATACCGTTCATTCCAGATACTGATGGGCCTTCTCGATCATCATCGGGATTCGGGGCGGCTCGATCCGCAGTCGTGGCCGGAGGTTCTTTCCTTCGCCCTGTACGATTCGTCCGGGGCGGCGGTATATCGCTTCGGAGACGCTCCTGCTGCCGTAGACTACCGGGCGGTTCCCGTCCGGGGCGCAACCATCCGCAAAAAAAACTCGATCGTTCTGCTGCGCAGGGCCGGCGCCGTTCCCGGTCATATGCCGGGGGAAATGCCCGGTCCCCGGCGGGGCATGATGGAGCGCAAATACGGATACATATACGCCGAACTCGATGTCTCCCAGTTCCTTTCCGAAGGCAGGCTTTTCTACCTTGTACTCTACGGCCTTCTTGCCGTTTTCATCGTGATCCTTGCCCTTCTCGCCGTTCTCGCACGCCGGCTGTCTCGCTACCGCGAACGCGAAGAATCTCTCAGCCGCCTCGTCCAGCTCGGGGAGGCCGCGCGCACCCTCGCGCACGAGATCAAGAATCCTCTCGGCGTAATCCGCATCCAGTGCGCGACCCTCAGAAAAACGCTCCCCGCCGAACGGCAGGGCAACGTCGGCGTCATCGAAGAGGAAACCGCCCGGCTCGCCCTGCTCGCGGACCGGGTGCGCGAATTCCTTCAGTCCGGCGAGGGCTCGGCGGAATCCCGGGATGCCCGATGGTATATCGACCGCTGCGGCGAACGATGGGCCGGACGAATTTCCGCGATCTGCGAGTCAGCCGATCCTCTTCCCGTTTTGATCGACGGCGATCGTTTATTGCAGGCTCTGGACAATCTGGTTTCCAATGCCCTCGAATCGGGGGGGGGAGGGGAAGAGCCGCCGGTCGTTCGCCTTTATTCCCGCGCCGGACAGGCCGTGTTCGAGGTTCTGGACCGCGGCGTCGGGATTCCGCCGGAGAACCGGAGCAGAATTTTCGAGCCGTTTTTCACCACGAAGGCCAAGGGCACGGGCATCGGCCTCGCCCTTTCGAAGAAATACGCGGAACAGGCCGGCGGATCGCTGACCTGGACCGAGCGGCCCGGCGGCGGTTCCGTGTTCTCGATAGCGTTGCCGCTTGCCGGCGCGCGGCGAAAGTCCGAATCCGGGGAGCGTTCTGAATGA
- a CDS encoding sensor domain-containing diguanylate cyclase has translation MHTKKTKDIYIFTPAAVLLICAVALAYIPGPKQAGGADLIAGIEVFEDPSHAIDIESLKKANPGFLPLDKKSLYVRRSASSWWIKIALAGNLSLREDAFLHIPNASLELIDVWFSDGSSAAEGKKRPAASNEIRSRLWNIRIPDTHDVREPIYLRVRTNTIMRVPVEIYSTSRVIRQAQADDLAFGLFFGILVAVIIINFFSFLILKRRYFAIYLAYLISLLAYNLRVHGYLYFIPMPFAVLEAALWISLCGVGVFMILFSKSFLSVKVVYPKLNLFFNACIVLFLAQTVIGVAGFSYLANQIAYITGAVVPVAIIGTAVLSYVKGFREARYYLLALIAMFAGTFVWSSAAYIESQVTVNYIFMFGTTMDALLFTLAIFDKIRADLREKEVMSVREQHYRELARTDTLTGLYNRRFIEDEIVRNAEARSAFGDMSLIIIDLDNFKNVNDTWGHLTGDMLLAKLGNRITQNIRKSDIACRYGGDEFLVILPGADIAAAKGVAEKLRESIQNDHFYTETGEEISYTISIGLSRTRPEDTFEGLFLRADAALYQSKKMGKNKLSVL, from the coding sequence ATGCATACAAAAAAAACGAAAGACATATACATTTTCACCCCAGCGGCGGTTCTGTTGATCTGCGCCGTCGCCTTGGCCTATATTCCCGGCCCGAAACAGGCCGGCGGAGCGGACCTCATCGCAGGCATTGAAGTATTCGAAGACCCTTCCCACGCCATAGATATTGAAAGTCTGAAAAAAGCGAATCCGGGATTTCTCCCCCTGGATAAGAAATCGCTGTACGTCCGGAGAAGCGCATCATCCTGGTGGATTAAAATAGCTCTCGCCGGAAACCTGTCGCTCCGAGAGGACGCCTTCCTTCATATACCGAACGCGAGCCTCGAGCTCATCGATGTCTGGTTCTCCGACGGAAGCTCAGCGGCAGAGGGAAAAAAACGGCCCGCCGCTTCGAACGAAATTCGCAGCAGATTATGGAATATCCGCATACCCGATACCCACGACGTGCGCGAACCGATTTATCTGCGGGTTCGAACGAACACCATCATGCGGGTTCCCGTGGAAATATACTCAACGTCCCGGGTAATCAGACAGGCTCAGGCCGACGATCTCGCGTTCGGCTTGTTTTTCGGAATACTTGTCGCGGTCATAATCATCAATTTTTTCTCGTTTCTCATCCTGAAAAGAAGATATTTCGCCATATATCTGGCGTATCTGATCAGCCTGCTCGCGTACAACCTGAGAGTGCACGGATATCTTTACTTCATCCCGATGCCCTTCGCCGTCCTTGAAGCCGCACTCTGGATCAGCCTCTGCGGAGTCGGCGTCTTCATGATTCTCTTCTCTAAAAGCTTTCTTTCCGTGAAGGTCGTCTATCCGAAATTGAACCTCTTTTTCAACGCGTGCATTGTTCTGTTTCTCGCGCAAACCGTAATCGGCGTCGCGGGATTTTCATACCTGGCAAACCAGATCGCGTATATTACCGGAGCCGTCGTGCCGGTAGCCATAATCGGAACGGCCGTCCTCAGCTACGTCAAAGGTTTCCGGGAAGCCAGGTATTATCTGCTCGCGCTCATCGCTATGTTCGCAGGAACCTTCGTGTGGTCCAGCGCCGCGTATATCGAGTCGCAGGTTACGGTCAACTACATTTTCATGTTCGGCACCACGATGGACGCCCTGCTGTTCACCCTCGCCATCTTCGACAAAATCCGGGCTGATTTGCGCGAAAAAGAAGTAATGAGCGTCCGGGAGCAGCATTACCGCGAACTGGCCAGGACGGATACGCTCACCGGGCTGTACAACCGCCGGTTCATCGAGGACGAGATCGTGCGGAACGCGGAGGCGCGCTCGGCGTTCGGGGACATGTCGCTCATCATCATCGATCTCGACAATTTCAAGAATGTGAACGATACCTGGGGCCATTTGACCGGCGACATGCTGCTGGCGAAGCTCGGAAACCGCATCACGCAGAATATCCGCAAGTCCGATATTGCCTGCAGATACGGCGGCGACGAATTTCTGGTGATCCTTCCCGGAGCGGATATCGCGGCTGCGAAGGGCGTGGCGGAAAAACTGAGGGAATCCATCCAGAACGATCACTTCTATACCGAAACCGGAGAGGAAATTTCGTATACGATCAGCATCGGCCTTTCGCGCACGCGGCCCGAAGACACCTTTGAAGGACTCTTTCTGCGGGCGGACGCGGCGCTCTACCAATCGAAAAAAATGGGCAAAAACAAGCTTTCGGTGCTCTAG
- a CDS encoding adenosylcobalamin-dependent ribonucleoside-diphosphate reductase produces the protein MNNTQTRWIWEQPICEEIFRQKYCLYGEQSAEEVFTGVASEIASAETTEEKRRHWEGVFYQELISGRLQPAGRILANARPGSPMKNYNNCFTIDIEDSLEGIYEALKDDATISKMGGGVGFDISKLRPIGAKLSNGGESSGVISFLRIFDQSAKTIMTGGQRRSAHIALLDISHPEIEEFITAKKGEQNKELTQFNISVKITDDFIKAVKEDADWNLVWKGRTFKTVKAKHLYDLLAKNAFIHNEPGIFNADTVERYNNGWWAFKMDRVNPCGELVMPAYSLCCLSSVNLASFVAKPFSADASFDFAAFERTCGIGIRFLDNVLDATDYPLERIKTFSRDWRRVGLGFTGLGDVFAMMGMKYGEEASLVLAEQIAKTLRDASYSASSDLAAEKGSFPAFDAEKYLQANFIKTLDPELREKIRTQGMRNVQLNTVAPTGTTSLSMGQNCSSGIEPIFALSFKRTIRTGRGDETRTEEVSDYAWKLWKSLNGKENEPMENIVVPEAFVTTLDINPYQSIDMQAVFQKYIDHSISKTLNLPLGTSFEEYKNLFMYAYEKGLKGFTTFNPEGSMKGILEYSGKKEEGVHRRVAPARPRDLPCEIHRVAGGKRKYVVIPGFLNGTLYEIFVLDDTDGKIGIDDDRKALVRKAAKGRYDLVFVNGSEETVLEDFTSAFNSPDASLARFISMALRHGTPLQFIISQLQKDTNFTDVERCIARVLKTYIRDGEEVITSDRECPECGELLSFRDGCVSCFSCGYSKCT, from the coding sequence ATGAATAACACACAGACCCGATGGATATGGGAACAACCAATATGCGAAGAAATATTCCGCCAGAAATACTGCCTGTACGGCGAACAGAGCGCGGAAGAGGTGTTTACGGGAGTGGCGAGCGAAATAGCATCCGCGGAAACCACAGAAGAAAAACGCCGGCACTGGGAAGGGGTGTTCTATCAAGAGCTCATCTCGGGGCGGCTCCAGCCCGCCGGGCGGATTCTCGCGAACGCGCGGCCCGGCAGCCCGATGAAAAACTACAACAACTGCTTCACCATCGACATAGAAGACTCCCTTGAGGGCATTTACGAGGCGCTGAAGGACGACGCGACTATCAGCAAGATGGGCGGCGGGGTCGGCTTCGACATTTCCAAGCTCAGGCCGATCGGGGCGAAGCTTTCGAACGGAGGAGAATCCTCCGGAGTCATTTCTTTTTTGAGGATTTTCGACCAGTCGGCTAAAACGATCATGACCGGGGGACAGAGGAGAAGCGCGCACATCGCCCTCCTCGATATATCACACCCGGAAATCGAAGAATTCATCACCGCGAAAAAAGGCGAACAGAACAAGGAACTGACCCAGTTCAATATCTCCGTAAAAATCACGGACGACTTCATCAAGGCGGTGAAGGAAGACGCGGACTGGAATCTGGTTTGGAAGGGAAGGACGTTTAAAACCGTTAAGGCGAAGCACCTTTACGACCTGTTGGCGAAAAACGCCTTTATCCATAACGAGCCGGGAATCTTCAACGCGGACACGGTAGAGCGCTACAACAACGGCTGGTGGGCCTTCAAGATGGACCGGGTGAACCCCTGCGGAGAGCTCGTGATGCCGGCGTACTCGCTGTGCTGTCTTTCCTCGGTGAATCTCGCTTCCTTCGTGGCGAAGCCGTTCAGCGCGGACGCTTCGTTCGACTTCGCCGCCTTCGAGCGGACCTGCGGAATCGGCATCCGATTCCTGGACAACGTGCTGGACGCGACCGACTATCCGCTGGAGCGGATTAAAACCTTCTCCCGCGACTGGCGCCGGGTAGGACTGGGCTTCACCGGACTGGGAGACGTGTTCGCCATGATGGGGATGAAATACGGAGAAGAGGCCTCTCTGGTCCTTGCGGAACAGATCGCGAAAACCCTCCGCGACGCCTCGTATTCGGCCTCCAGCGACCTCGCCGCCGAAAAGGGCTCCTTCCCGGCCTTCGACGCGGAAAAATACCTGCAGGCGAACTTCATCAAAACTCTTGATCCCGAACTCCGGGAGAAGATCAGAACGCAGGGCATGAGGAACGTGCAGCTCAACACGGTTGCGCCCACCGGAACCACCTCCCTGTCCATGGGACAAAACTGCTCCTCCGGAATCGAGCCGATTTTCGCCCTCTCCTTTAAAAGAACCATACGCACCGGCCGCGGCGACGAAACGCGGACGGAGGAAGTGAGCGACTACGCATGGAAACTGTGGAAGAGCCTGAACGGAAAAGAGAACGAGCCGATGGAAAACATCGTCGTCCCCGAGGCCTTCGTCACCACGCTCGACATCAACCCGTACCAGTCCATCGACATGCAGGCGGTGTTCCAGAAATACATCGACCACAGCATCTCGAAGACGCTGAATCTTCCCCTGGGCACGAGCTTCGAGGAGTATAAAAACCTCTTCATGTACGCCTACGAAAAGGGCCTGAAAGGGTTCACCACCTTCAATCCGGAAGGAAGCATGAAGGGCATTCTGGAATATTCCGGCAAAAAGGAAGAAGGGGTTCACCGGCGGGTGGCTCCGGCGCGGCCCCGCGACCTGCCGTGCGAAATCCACCGCGTTGCCGGCGGAAAGCGGAAATACGTCGTCATTCCGGGATTCCTCAACGGAACCCTCTATGAGATTTTCGTTCTCGACGATACTGACGGGAAGATTGGGATAGACGACGACCGGAAGGCGCTGGTGCGAAAGGCCGCGAAGGGCCGCTACGACCTGGTCTTCGTCAACGGCTCGGAGGAGACGGTTCTTGAGGACTTCACCTCGGCCTTCAATTCACCGGACGCTTCGCTTGCGCGGTTCATCTCGATGGCGCTCCGCCACGGAACGCCGCTGCAGTTCATTATTTCCCAGCTCCAGAAGGATACGAACTTTACCGATGTGGAACGCTGCATCGCGCGGGTTCTGAAAACCTACATCAGGGACGGAGAAGAGGTGATCACCAGCGACAGGGAATGCCCGGAATGCGGCGAACTCCTCTCCTTCCGGGACGGCTGCGTCAGTTGTTTTTCCTGCGGATATAGTAAATGCACCTAA
- a CDS encoding PP2C family protein-serine/threonine phosphatase codes for MSGIPEIVLVDDENRVTQSLEREIRMAFGSEEFRITRFENPEEAAAYTAPPPDNLFLVISDLRMPHMSGSELLAKVRESAPEVQTILLTAYSDIENIQKAISASIQSLLFKPWTREALASEISKARDIWTIRKQNNTLTRRIEDMLRETGEFQAKLFSFDIPMTSEVEIDLAYQPMAEYGCGGDFCDFRTPAEGGLLVLLGDVTGHGTKSAMIAGMIKTGIDALFSAKPELMTKPDLLMNTMNAHFCKMLEASPETLVGLTALYVNASTKLLAVATAGMPALIHLRDGKPEALRTPNPMLGAFPKAEFYKTERVFLPGDRVLLHTDGLVESVPHFFTVSEELENTIVSKNMHRTAEALVEDFRMFIPENHFTDDVTLIAIDNIIRQTT; via the coding sequence ATGAGCGGTATTCCGGAAATTGTACTTGTTGACGATGAAAATCGGGTGACGCAATCCCTGGAACGTGAAATACGCATGGCCTTCGGATCAGAGGAATTCCGCATAACGCGCTTTGAAAATCCGGAAGAGGCCGCGGCGTATACCGCCCCTCCTCCGGACAATCTTTTTCTGGTCATCTCCGATCTCCGCATGCCCCACATGAGCGGAAGCGAGCTCCTCGCGAAGGTGCGGGAATCCGCCCCTGAAGTGCAGACGATACTGCTCACCGCGTATTCCGATATTGAAAACATACAAAAAGCCATCTCCGCCTCCATTCAAAGTCTTCTGTTCAAACCATGGACGAGGGAGGCTCTCGCCTCCGAAATTTCCAAGGCCCGGGACATCTGGACGATCAGAAAGCAGAACAACACCCTGACGCGGCGCATCGAGGACATGCTGAGGGAAACAGGCGAATTCCAGGCCAAGCTTTTCTCCTTCGATATTCCCATGACCTCGGAAGTCGAGATCGACCTTGCCTACCAGCCGATGGCGGAGTACGGATGCGGGGGCGATTTTTGCGACTTCCGCACTCCGGCGGAGGGAGGATTGCTCGTCCTTTTGGGAGACGTAACCGGACACGGGACGAAATCTGCGATGATCGCCGGGATGATAAAAACGGGAATAGACGCGCTCTTTTCCGCGAAGCCGGAATTGATGACGAAGCCCGACCTGCTGATGAACACGATGAACGCGCATTTCTGCAAAATGCTGGAAGCGAGCCCGGAAACGCTGGTCGGATTGACGGCCCTCTACGTAAACGCGTCCACAAAGCTCCTGGCAGTCGCGACGGCGGGCATGCCCGCTCTCATCCACCTGCGCGACGGAAAGCCTGAAGCGCTCAGGACTCCGAACCCCATGCTGGGAGCCTTTCCGAAAGCGGAGTTCTACAAGACGGAACGGGTATTTCTCCCCGGAGACAGGGTTCTCCTCCATACCGACGGATTGGTGGAATCGGTTCCGCATTTTTTCACCGTCAGCGAAGAGCTTGAAAACACGATCGTCTCGAAGAACATGCATCGCACCGCCGAGGCCCTCGTCGAGGATTTCAGGATGTTCATACCGGAAAACCATTTTACCGACGACGTAACGCTGATCGCCATCGACAATATTATCAGGCAGACTACATGA
- a CDS encoding histidine kinase N-terminal 7TM domain-containing protein, translating into MTSGFTLFINLAPFAQLALIASFAAAFPYRKEPAAQSLLWYLFLCFLLMATNALELISRTDENTILFAKLQYIAFAYLPIAWISFSFRYTGWITHTIPALIVSAILFPVILPIVVFTNDSHHLFWRTIEIISNEGYSIIRPTYGPLYWLAFGYSWSAIFIGCVVLLRSYVTGQNLYHRQSVWIAAGCLMPAAANLLRITSPLHGIVKDFTPLGYALSGISFLLGMYLHRLFWVMPVSRGVLLQQIDLGILVLDRTGLIADHNAAADRYLGLDAVAVGQKTSRYPLILGFLKEAEVSPESGVAEKTTGQIFLNERHLSWTVQPAGSEANGIIVVLEDVSERVRLQTENAFIKGEFLKRAKLASIGKLTAGLAHEINNPLSYLKSDVRCLSELLDRLIKDKCPDPDSEETREVLSLANGINSGLERIEAAVRSLLSLTRQGSAETNREAVKLEDCLDSTLEIMKAEYRGIADVVKLYGETKAVRVQKAAINQVIFNILTNAVQGIREQFASIGRRGMIHVKTGTCEGDPDRIWCEIMNTGTPIQAEDSGKIFDLFFTTRSGDDGTGIGLSLSKEIIEERHGGTLKLTSLDPVIFRIELQSSREERSL; encoded by the coding sequence ATGACTTCCGGCTTTACCCTCTTCATCAATCTCGCGCCGTTCGCCCAGCTGGCGCTTATTGCGTCATTCGCGGCGGCCTTTCCGTATCGAAAGGAACCGGCGGCCCAGTCTCTTCTCTGGTACCTCTTTCTGTGCTTTTTGCTGATGGCGACGAACGCCCTCGAACTGATCTCCCGCACCGATGAAAACACGATCCTTTTTGCGAAGCTCCAATACATTGCGTTCGCCTACCTTCCAATCGCGTGGATCTCGTTCTCCTTTCGATACACCGGATGGATCACTCATACGATTCCGGCGCTCATCGTTTCCGCGATACTATTCCCTGTTATTCTTCCCATCGTAGTTTTCACCAACGACAGCCATCATCTGTTCTGGAGAACAATCGAGATTATCAGCAATGAAGGATACTCGATCATACGGCCGACCTACGGGCCCCTGTACTGGCTCGCCTTCGGCTATTCATGGAGCGCGATCTTCATCGGATGCGTGGTATTGCTGCGCTCGTATGTAACGGGACAGAATTTGTACCACCGGCAATCCGTGTGGATCGCGGCGGGATGCCTTATGCCGGCGGCGGCGAATCTGCTGCGGATCACCAGCCCTCTGCACGGCATCGTGAAGGATTTCACGCCGCTCGGCTACGCGCTTTCGGGAATATCGTTCCTGCTCGGCATGTATCTGCACCGCCTGTTCTGGGTAATGCCGGTTTCGCGCGGCGTTCTTCTCCAGCAAATAGACCTTGGAATTCTGGTTCTCGACCGGACAGGGCTGATCGCCGACCACAACGCGGCCGCGGACCGCTATCTCGGACTCGATGCCGTGGCCGTCGGGCAGAAAACCTCCAGGTATCCGCTGATTCTCGGATTTCTTAAAGAAGCCGAGGTCTCGCCGGAAAGCGGGGTTGCAGAAAAAACGACCGGCCAGATATTCCTGAACGAGCGCCACCTGAGCTGGACGGTCCAGCCGGCGGGGTCGGAGGCGAACGGCATAATCGTTGTCCTGGAAGACGTTTCCGAGCGGGTGAGGCTTCAGACGGAAAACGCATTCATCAAGGGAGAGTTTCTTAAACGCGCGAAGCTCGCGTCGATCGGCAAGCTCACCGCCGGACTCGCCCATGAAATCAACAATCCCCTGAGTTATCTGAAAAGCGACGTGCGCTGCCTGAGCGAACTTCTCGACCGGCTCATCAAGGATAAATGCCCCGATCCCGATTCCGAGGAAACACGGGAAGTCCTTTCGCTCGCGAACGGAATCAACTCGGGCCTCGAACGCATCGAAGCGGCCGTCAGATCCCTGCTGTCCCTTACGCGGCAGGGCTCGGCCGAAACGAACAGGGAAGCGGTGAAACTGGAAGACTGCCTCGATTCAACCCTGGAAATCATGAAGGCCGAATACCGGGGAATCGCCGACGTAGTCAAACTCTACGGAGAAACGAAGGCGGTGCGGGTCCAGAAGGCCGCGATCAATCAGGTAATATTCAATATCCTGACGAACGCCGTGCAGGGCATCCGCGAGCAGTTCGCCTCGATCGGAAGACGGGGAATGATCCATGTGAAGACCGGAACATGCGAAGGCGATCCGGACCGGATCTGGTGCGAAATCATGAATACGGGAACGCCGATTCAGGCTGAAGATTCGGGGAAAATTTTCGATCTCTTCTTCACCACGCGCTCAGGCGACGACGGCACGGGAATCGGACTGAGCCTGTCCAAAGAGATAATCGAAGAACGCCACGGGGGAACGCTGAAATTGACGTCGCTGGACCCCGTAATATTCCGCATCGAACTGCAGTCTTCAAGGGAGGAGCGCTCGTTATGA
- a CDS encoding glycerophosphodiester phosphodiesterase, producing MKVLAHRGAMALAPQNTMPAFRLAWESGADGIELDVQCTKDGISVVFHDDRLDDLTDGAGPVRGYTLEQLQKLDAGSHFGSEWKGERIPTLEEVLRERPKGSIVNIEIKTEMEFDPFFDKILHFWRFYPPLARDRESPREKEALRTAKTTANCLRGLLPEFPDLRENIIVSSFDPAALEFFRAEMPEIAQGFLYCVEVRRDTRPLMKEIAHEAVHPSVFEINARKTRGIHAAGKKVNCWTVNKDAQVRKLYRMGVDTIITNHPHRMVKHIKELDENNKKRAGKADTFNR from the coding sequence ATGAAAGTTCTCGCGCACCGGGGAGCGATGGCTCTCGCACCGCAAAATACGATGCCGGCATTCCGGCTTGCCTGGGAATCCGGAGCGGACGGCATCGAGCTGGACGTGCAATGCACGAAGGACGGAATCTCGGTCGTTTTCCATGACGATCGACTCGACGATTTGACCGACGGCGCCGGACCGGTGCGCGGCTATACGCTCGAACAACTGCAGAAACTCGACGCGGGTTCGCATTTCGGAAGCGAATGGAAGGGAGAACGCATACCGACCCTGGAAGAAGTTCTCCGGGAGCGCCCCAAGGGAAGCATCGTAAACATCGAAATCAAAACCGAAATGGAATTCGACCCCTTCTTCGACAAAATCCTCCATTTCTGGAGGTTCTATCCTCCCCTTGCCCGGGACAGAGAAAGCCCGAGGGAAAAAGAGGCGCTGCGAACCGCGAAAACGACCGCGAACTGTCTGCGCGGACTGTTGCCCGAATTTCCCGATCTGCGCGAGAACATCATCGTCTCGAGCTTCGATCCGGCGGCCCTGGAGTTTTTCCGCGCGGAAATGCCGGAAATCGCGCAGGGTTTCTTGTATTGCGTAGAAGTTCGGAGAGACACCCGGCCGCTTATGAAGGAGATCGCGCACGAGGCGGTGCATCCCTCCGTATTCGAAATCAACGCGCGGAAAACCCGCGGGATTCATGCCGCCGGAAAGAAGGTCAATTGCTGGACGGTCAACAAGGACGCTCAGGTACGGAAGCTCTACCGGATGGGAGTCGATACGATAATAACGAACCATCCTCATCGAATGGTAAAACATATCAAAGAACTGGACGAAAACAATAAAAAGAGAGCCGGGAAGGCCGATACATTCAACAGATGA